In Aquimarina sp. TRL1, a single window of DNA contains:
- a CDS encoding LD-carboxypeptidase produces the protein MLPERLKKGDRVGIISTARKIDRKKVSFAVSLLMEWGLVPVVGKTIGIGENQLAGSDTIRAQDFQEMWNDPSIKAIWCARGGYGTIRIIDAIDFSLKNKCAKWVIGYSDITVLHAHLHTLAIPSIHGPMPIDIHKCTLEAKMSLKNAVFGTPIKYQISSHKKNITGTGEGVLIGGNLSILYSLCGSVSSIDTKDKILCIEDLDEYLYHIDRMFQNLKRNKILEDLSGLIIGGMTQLHDNTIPFGMNAKEIILDVVKEYSYPVVFDFPMGHIKDNRALVFGVKAKMEVTTDQVLVMYK, from the coding sequence ATGTTGCCAGAAAGGCTTAAAAAAGGAGATAGAGTAGGTATTATTTCTACTGCAAGAAAGATTGATAGAAAAAAAGTATCTTTTGCAGTGAGCCTTCTTATGGAATGGGGCTTGGTTCCGGTAGTGGGAAAAACAATTGGAATCGGAGAAAATCAATTGGCAGGCTCAGATACTATTCGTGCTCAAGATTTTCAGGAAATGTGGAATGATCCTTCTATAAAAGCAATATGGTGTGCAAGAGGCGGCTATGGTACTATTCGGATTATTGATGCGATTGATTTTTCTTTAAAAAATAAATGTGCTAAATGGGTGATAGGGTATTCTGATATTACAGTACTACATGCACATTTACATACATTGGCAATACCATCTATTCATGGTCCTATGCCAATTGATATCCATAAATGTACGTTAGAGGCAAAAATGTCTTTGAAAAATGCAGTTTTTGGAACACCAATTAAGTATCAGATTTCTAGTCATAAGAAAAACATTACAGGAACTGGTGAAGGGGTTTTAATAGGTGGGAATTTATCTATTTTGTACTCTCTTTGTGGCTCGGTTTCTTCTATAGATACAAAAGACAAAATTCTATGTATAGAAGATTTGGATGAGTATTTATATCATATCGATAGAATGTTTCAGAATTTGAAACGAAACAAAATACTTGAAGATCTATCCGGGCTTATTATTGGTGGAATGACTCAGTTGCACGATAATACTATCCCTTTTGGGATGAACGCGAAAGAAATTATACTAGATGTAGTAAAGGAGTATTCATATCCTGTAGTATTTGATTTTCCAATGGGGCATATTAAAGATAATAGGGCGCTTGTTTTCGGTGTAAAGGCAAAAATGGAAGTGACAACAGATCAAGTGTTGGTAATGTATAAATAG